The Henckelia pumila isolate YLH828 unplaced genomic scaffold, ASM3356847v2 CTG_627:::fragment_1, whole genome shotgun sequence genome includes a region encoding these proteins:
- the LOC140873547 gene encoding uncharacterized protein produces MSDMTATPMETLLKRFQFFKPSTLKGTDNSAECESWLEDIEQLFESLDYADDCRVKLVVHQLHDVAKVSYRKEKGAEFASLQQRQLNIEEYVAKFMSLLKFSPHIAESDEAQADQFINGLNSDVFTLVNAGRPNNFADALNRAKGAEAGILRQRGAQFVPLPVTPSQDQPQIPPPLPRFEKGSGSSRKDFFRAKGKQFMKTGSRSSSSSGQRKFQSGQSFSYSGVYCNKCGGCHASDQCRGVFGTCHICNQTGHFARVCPQCGYGSSQGARSSRIVTQPERQASSVHSFQPDPPQNRAGGSNCSIFGYPAYVLVDTGASHTFISEQFTILHAFRIEPLATIVSISSPLGRDFDCIIDINLLTKYRATVDCFQKVVRFKPEMADEWKFYGKGSRARIPLISVLSMTHLLQKGAEGFLIYVVDMIKTSPKLVDFLVVSEFANVFPDEIPGLPPAREIDFSIELMPGDDISVDPSKVEAVISWPRPISIPEIRSFMGLAGYYRRFIQDFSSISKPITQLTRNNAPYIWTEVCEASFIELKKRLTTSPVLTIPSGNYEHLVEKRRN; encoded by the exons ATGAGTGATATGactgctactccgatggaaactCTGTTGAAAAGATTTCAGTTTTTTAAACCGTCAACATTGAAGGGAACGGATAATTCTGCCGAGTGTGAGAGTTGGTtagaagatattgagcagttatttgaatccCTCGATTATGCTGATGACTGCAGAGTCAAACTTGTTGTTCATCAACTACATGATGTTGCCAAAG TCTCATATAGGAAGGAGAAAGGAGCCGAGTTTGCTAGTTTGCAACAAAGGCAGTTGAacatcgaagaatatgttgccaaattcatgAGTCTGCTGAAATTTTCTCCCCACATAGCAGaaagtgatgaagctcaagcagATCAGTTTATAAACGGCTTGAATTCGGATGTCTTCACGTTAGTGAATGCTGGACGACCAAATAACTTTGCCGATGCTCTTAATCGTGCaaagggagcggaagctggtATACTACGACAgagaggagcacagtttgtgccactgCCAGTTACACCGTCCCAGGatcagccacagattccaccaccactACCTAGATTTGAGAAAGGAAGTGGTAGCAGCAGGAAAGATTTCTTCAGGGCTAAAGGGAAACAGTTTATGAAAACAGGTAGCAggtcttcgagctctagtggtcAAAGGAAGTTTCAGTCTGGACAGAGTTTTAGTTACTCTGGAGTTTACTGCAACAAATGTGGAGGTTGTCATGCCAGCGATCAATGTAGAGGTGTGTTTGGTACTTGTCATATCTGTAACCAGACGGGACACTTTGCGAGAGTTTGCCCACAATGTGGTTATGGAAGTTCACAGGGTGCTAGATCATCTAGAATAGTGACACAGCCAGAGAGGCAAGCATCCtctgttcattctttccagCCAGATCCACCTCAGAATCGAGCAGGAGGAA gtaactgttctatttTCGGTTACCCTGCTTATGTGTTagttgatacgggtgcttcacACACGTTTATTTCTGAGCAATTTACTATATTACATGCATTTCGTATTGAACCACTAGCTACTATTGTATCAatctcttcacctttggggagag attttgattgtattattgacATAAActtgttaaccaagtacagggctacagttGATTGCTTTCAGAAGGTTGTGAGGTTCAAACCGGAAATGGCAGACGAATGGaagttttatggtaagggttcacgagccagaattcctttgatatctgtattGTCTATGACTCATctattgcagaaaggagcagagggatttctgatttatgttgTAGATATGATAAAAACTAGCCCGAAGTTGGTAGATTTTCTAGTGGTTAGCGAATTCGCaaatgtttttcctgatgagattccaggattgcctccGGCTCGAGAGATAGACTTCAGCATAGAActaatgccag gagatgacaTTTCAGTCGATCCGagcaaggttgaggcagtgatcagttggcctagacctaTATCTATACCAGAGatacgaagttttatgggcttggcaggttattatcgaAGATTTATCCAAGATTTCTCGAGTATTTCAAAGCCTATTACTCAGTTGACACGGAATAATGCTCCGTATATCTGGACAGAAGTATGTGAAGCTAGTTTTATTGAGCTAAAGAAGAGGTTAACGACttcaccagtcttgacgattccctCAG GGAATTATGAACATTTggtggagaaaagaagaaattaa